Proteins encoded by one window of Paenibacillus sp. DCT19:
- a CDS encoding response regulator, with protein MNTIRMILADDEPVILRGLRMLIDWEALGIEIAGEAYDGNELIELIDRCNPDLIVSDICMPGQSGIDVLRYVQASRRTPKVVFISAHKEFDYAQEALKYGALDYLIKPVNTNQLKQVIHKAVSLIRDETEEERKLEKLQHLERDNKDRSFEELLDRLTDGDDKAAHALQKSLNLNDDKHAVVCVADYSRGVQDQIRWQKRERKLIDFAITNVMRESLKNIPNSLFFRKGDMFCYLILCDDKNLPIQVSKTVRDQVRSYLKLDMSIGVGGAVSSLQDAATSFRQALEALDWAYFLSTGHVIPYDTSPAEPVAQLRIEEMQSQLLDHLVESVDANALQEPLSRLLLAIKQAAVSNKQTAISCVYDTLITLRQELQTMGVSLETYNEDFRILLKRISDFDTLQEVEAYVGDFIADIHPLVKSRLGNKEHGQIKQVKEYIEANYSENITLDSIAGLIYMNPSYFSTFFKKHTGQNYKQYLTEIRMKHARQMLLHSNLMVYEIAEKVGYNSARLFSDMFRKHYGQIPQEFRQSKGTTVHGLHN; from the coding sequence ATGAACACGATTCGAATGATTCTCGCTGACGATGAGCCAGTCATCCTGAGAGGCTTAAGAATGCTCATCGATTGGGAGGCGCTCGGTATTGAAATTGCAGGTGAGGCTTATGATGGAAACGAACTGATTGAGTTAATTGATCGCTGCAACCCAGATTTGATTGTCAGTGACATTTGCATGCCCGGCCAATCCGGCATCGATGTACTGAGGTATGTTCAGGCATCGCGGCGAACACCGAAGGTTGTCTTTATTAGCGCCCACAAAGAGTTTGATTATGCGCAGGAGGCATTGAAATACGGGGCACTGGATTATTTGATCAAGCCCGTGAATACCAATCAGCTGAAGCAAGTGATTCACAAGGCGGTATCCTTAATCAGGGACGAGACGGAAGAGGAGCGCAAGCTTGAGAAGCTTCAGCATCTGGAGCGGGATAATAAAGACAGATCCTTTGAAGAATTGCTGGATCGTTTGACCGATGGTGATGATAAGGCCGCTCATGCCCTTCAGAAATCCTTGAACCTAAACGATGACAAACATGCAGTCGTTTGCGTGGCTGATTATAGCCGGGGTGTGCAGGACCAGATAAGATGGCAGAAGCGAGAACGTAAGCTGATTGATTTTGCCATAACCAATGTTATGCGCGAAAGCTTGAAGAACATCCCAAACAGCTTATTCTTCCGCAAGGGCGACATGTTCTGTTATCTCATATTATGTGATGATAAAAATTTGCCGATTCAAGTGTCAAAAACAGTTCGGGATCAGGTTCGCAGCTATTTGAAGTTAGACATGTCGATTGGTGTAGGGGGAGCCGTAAGCTCTCTCCAGGATGCAGCTACCTCGTTCAGACAAGCACTTGAAGCCTTGGACTGGGCCTACTTTCTAAGCACCGGACATGTCATTCCCTATGATACGTCTCCGGCAGAACCTGTTGCACAGCTACGTATTGAGGAAATGCAGTCACAGCTACTTGATCACCTGGTTGAGTCAGTTGACGCGAATGCTCTCCAAGAGCCCCTCTCACGACTGCTGCTAGCGATCAAGCAGGCTGCAGTCAGCAATAAGCAAACAGCTATATCTTGCGTTTACGATACGCTGATAACGCTCCGACAGGAATTACAGACCATGGGGGTTTCGCTGGAGACATACAATGAAGATTTTCGTATTTTGCTTAAGCGAATCAGCGATTTCGATACCCTGCAGGAAGTGGAGGCTTATGTAGGCGATTTTATCGCGGACATTCACCCGTTGGTGAAAAGCCGCCTGGGCAACAAAGAACATGGGCAGATCAAGCAAGTCAAGGAATACATTGAGGCTAATTATTCGGAGAACATTACGCTGGATTCGATAGCGGGGCTTATATACATGAATCCTTCCTACTTTAGCACCTTTTTCAAAAAACATACGGGGCAAAATTATAAACAATATTTGACCGAGATACGAATGAAGCATGCTCGCCAAATGCTATTGCACTCCAATTTGATGGTCTATGAAATCGCGGAAAAGGTGGGATATAACAGTGCCCGCTTGTTCAGCGATATGTTTCGCAAGCACTATGGTCAGATTCCACAAGAATTCAGGCAATCGAAGGGAACGACGGTACATGGATTACACAACTAA
- a CDS encoding sensor histidine kinase — translation MKIRPKFTQSLFFKFSVAFLVAGLLPIFVLSMLSLYQFTGQIERHTVNNIQQMMVYMRNNVNDMLRKYDNISNLMYTKAQPDDIFLKDSSELYPSGFNSSAMDDFIKTVLFSDANIQNVLFVRAEGGTLNQQSRGSKQMDPFVSYPPIEWNYTLTTNPKKLAVFPYHMEVYYNSQDLVMTFARSWIDTSRGVQNPVQIYGTLFLDIDVNVFDSLLQQSRLGKKDEIFIVNENGIILYSNRRDKIGSRFDEFGVKARGDMIVFSEPLPYIQGKVVGLMSKEDIYSPIIRTKKSVWVAAIASFAALFLMGLIFSRMFTRPILQLIRQMIKVESGNLDIELKVGRKDEMGRLANGFNRMVERLKEYINDAYINEIKRKQAELNALKSQIRPHYLYNTLEVIRMSAVANGDRKVADMIHALSDQLQYVIDYGDESVTLAQELEHLRHYFHLIEVRFDHRISLQVELQSPELASAIVLKLILQPIVENSVHHGIRPKGGKGIVLITIERLEGDILSITIYDDGAGMEQEQLESLRIHVKNQDRNMGKSIGIKNVHERIKAAYGSQYGLDMESRPHIGTSVRILLPLNLEVRHEHDSNDSR, via the coding sequence ATGAAAATTCGACCAAAATTTACGCAGAGTTTATTTTTCAAGTTCTCTGTTGCTTTTTTAGTGGCAGGCCTTCTTCCGATCTTCGTACTGAGCATGCTCTCTCTGTACCAGTTTACCGGACAAATCGAGCGTCATACGGTCAACAACATACAGCAAATGATGGTGTACATGCGTAATAACGTGAACGACATGCTGAGAAAATACGATAATATTTCCAATTTGATGTACACCAAGGCACAACCAGACGACATTTTTCTGAAAGATTCCTCAGAGTTGTATCCGAGTGGATTTAACTCGTCTGCCATGGATGATTTCATTAAAACGGTGCTGTTCAGCGACGCGAATATCCAGAATGTGCTGTTTGTGCGAGCAGAGGGCGGAACGCTGAATCAGCAATCCCGAGGCAGCAAGCAAATGGATCCTTTTGTCAGTTATCCACCGATAGAGTGGAACTACACGCTTACAACCAACCCCAAAAAGCTGGCTGTTTTCCCATATCATATGGAGGTATATTACAATTCCCAGGATTTGGTGATGACCTTTGCACGAAGCTGGATCGATACCTCCCGAGGCGTACAGAATCCGGTCCAAATCTACGGAACCTTATTTCTGGATATTGACGTTAACGTGTTTGACAGTTTGCTTCAGCAATCGAGACTTGGTAAAAAAGATGAGATTTTCATCGTAAATGAAAACGGTATCATTTTATATTCGAACCGACGTGATAAAATCGGTTCCCGTTTTGACGAATTCGGAGTCAAAGCCCGTGGAGATATGATTGTTTTCAGTGAGCCGCTTCCTTATATCCAAGGTAAAGTTGTGGGGTTAATGTCCAAGGAGGATATTTATTCTCCGATTATTCGTACGAAAAAAAGTGTCTGGGTGGCTGCTATAGCAAGCTTTGCTGCTTTGTTTCTGATGGGCTTGATATTTTCACGAATGTTCACCAGACCTATTTTGCAGTTAATACGCCAGATGATCAAAGTAGAGTCGGGCAATTTGGATATTGAGTTGAAGGTTGGCCGCAAGGATGAGATGGGACGGCTTGCTAATGGCTTTAACCGAATGGTAGAACGACTCAAGGAATATATTAACGATGCATATATCAATGAAATCAAACGAAAGCAGGCAGAGTTGAACGCACTGAAAAGCCAGATTCGACCGCATTATTTGTATAATACGCTAGAGGTCATTCGCATGAGCGCAGTTGCCAATGGGGATCGAAAGGTAGCTGATATGATCCACGCACTTTCAGACCAACTGCAGTATGTTATTGATTATGGGGATGAGTCTGTAACACTGGCACAAGAGCTAGAGCACCTTCGACACTATTTTCATCTGATCGAGGTTAGGTTTGACCATCGTATTTCATTACAAGTCGAGCTGCAGTCGCCGGAGCTCGCCTCGGCCATCGTGCTTAAGCTAATTCTTCAGCCCATTGTTGAAAATTCGGTTCATCACGGTATTCGTCCCAAGGGCGGAAAGGGAATCGTATTAATCACAATAGAACGGCTTGAGGGCGATATTCTCAGTATAACCATATACGATGATGGGGCAGGAATGGAGCAAGAACAATTAGAGTCCCTGCGGATTCACGTGAAAAACCAGGATCGAAACATGGGTAAAAGCATTGGTATCAAAAATGTGCATGAACGCATTAAGGCAGCATATGGAAGCCAGTATGGACTAGACATGGAGAGCAGACCGCATATCGGAACGTCGGTACGGATTCTGCTTCCTCTGAACCTGGAGGTGCGGCATGAACACGATTCGAATGATTCTCGCTGA
- a CDS encoding extracellular solute-binding protein has product MKKITKILAPLVVTALLGGLLSACSSSSSSSEGANTSSTDPVTLKVMLFGDKPVDMDKVLTEFGNLSKDTLTTTLDLEFNPASDHKQKTKLKLAAGEAVDLMFDAPWMNLNQNISQGFYQELDKYFNNDEYPGLKKAFSQEFLDANKVNGHLYAIPITNMYYDSEVIYIRKDLREKYGLAPIQSYDDLKAYLDKVKENEPEMIPFALMGDRGFFKMFGNEEPQTQVRSEPYAIAGTGTTFNLILSEDGKKVLGASTLGDPEEEFAKYPAPFNSSDYFYGNNDTKVEWNKYVQKDVLNEKDPGALFASGKSAANEGTINGFASMRDKLKTAVPDAELEFFVYNSKIRNMEKGSIGTEYKAWNYLVIPATSKNADRTMKFLDWLFGDQENHDLFELGIEGTHWTKSGDTEYKSTEQTKNYAFPGYELTWNPTMSRISGDNSEDAMKLITYQTQDDTYYKLPLAGFVFNTESVKTEIAKLQPKAATIDPILKSGLDSNWRQSAADLNEELRNLGLEKVREELVKQAQMFLDQNES; this is encoded by the coding sequence ATGAAAAAAATAACTAAAATTCTTGCACCCCTTGTTGTTACCGCCCTCTTGGGCGGACTGCTAAGCGCATGCTCGTCTTCATCCAGCAGTTCAGAAGGCGCGAACACTTCATCGACTGATCCCGTTACACTGAAGGTCATGCTTTTCGGCGACAAGCCGGTAGACATGGATAAGGTACTTACCGAATTCGGTAATCTTAGCAAGGATACGTTGACCACTACGCTCGATCTCGAATTTAACCCGGCATCAGACCATAAACAGAAAACCAAGCTGAAGCTGGCTGCAGGTGAAGCGGTAGACCTGATGTTTGACGCGCCATGGATGAACCTGAACCAGAACATTTCCCAAGGCTTCTATCAAGAGTTGGATAAATATTTCAATAATGATGAATATCCTGGTTTAAAAAAAGCATTTTCGCAAGAGTTTCTTGATGCAAACAAAGTCAATGGACATCTCTATGCGATTCCGATTACAAACATGTACTATGACTCCGAGGTTATATATATTCGCAAGGATCTGAGAGAAAAATACGGTTTGGCTCCGATCCAGTCTTATGACGATCTTAAGGCTTATCTCGACAAAGTAAAGGAAAACGAGCCTGAAATGATTCCGTTTGCCTTAATGGGAGATCGCGGATTCTTTAAAATGTTTGGCAATGAGGAGCCTCAGACCCAGGTTCGTTCCGAACCTTACGCGATTGCAGGAACCGGCACCACATTTAATCTGATTTTGTCCGAGGATGGGAAAAAGGTTCTGGGAGCCTCGACGCTTGGCGATCCGGAAGAGGAATTTGCCAAGTATCCGGCTCCATTTAACAGCTCAGATTACTTTTACGGTAATAACGATACGAAGGTTGAATGGAATAAGTATGTACAGAAAGACGTTTTAAATGAAAAAGACCCGGGTGCATTGTTCGCCAGTGGCAAATCAGCTGCAAACGAAGGTACTATTAATGGCTTTGCCAGCATGCGAGACAAACTAAAAACAGCAGTACCTGATGCAGAGTTGGAGTTCTTTGTGTATAACTCCAAAATTCGCAATATGGAAAAAGGTTCTATTGGAACGGAATATAAAGCGTGGAACTATCTCGTAATTCCGGCGACATCCAAAAACGCAGATCGTACTATGAAATTCCTGGATTGGCTGTTCGGTGATCAGGAGAACCATGATCTGTTCGAACTGGGCATCGAAGGCACGCATTGGACAAAATCCGGCGATACGGAGTATAAATCGACAGAACAGACGAAAAATTATGCATTCCCTGGATATGAACTGACCTGGAATCCAACGATGTCTCGCATAAGTGGCGATAACTCTGAGGATGCCATGAAACTCATTACCTATCAAACGCAGGACGACACGTATTACAAGCTTCCACTAGCCGGGTTTGTATTTAATACCGAGTCTGTCAAAACAGAAATCGCCAAGCTTCAGCCGAAAGCGGCCACGATTGATCCAATTCTGAAAAGCGGGCTCGATTCCAATTGGCGCCAAAGCGCCGCAGACTTGAACGAAGAGCTACGCAATCTCGGTCTTGAGAAGGTTCGCGAGGAACTGGTGAAGCAGGCTCAGATGTTCCTGGATCAGAACGAAAGCTAA
- a CDS encoding carbohydrate ABC transporter permease: MKDTIWVLIIPALVSPWNMFLMRNFFKSIDESLAESAKIDGANDIYILFRIILPISMPAIATVGLFYALAFWNKWFEAMLYISKEDLWPLQYLIMRIMSNTQFASELSSKVSLPNYVVPTLTTRLATTVVTIGPIIFLYPFLQKYFVKGLMVGAVKG, encoded by the coding sequence ATGAAAGACACCATCTGGGTGCTGATCATTCCGGCACTGGTTAGTCCATGGAACATGTTTCTGATGCGTAACTTTTTCAAATCGATTGATGAATCGCTTGCGGAATCGGCCAAAATCGATGGCGCGAATGACATCTACATTTTATTCCGCATTATTTTACCTATCTCCATGCCTGCCATAGCAACAGTTGGCCTGTTTTACGCGCTGGCCTTCTGGAATAAATGGTTTGAAGCGATGTTGTACATCTCCAAAGAGGATCTGTGGCCGCTGCAATATTTGATCATGAGAATTATGAGCAATACACAATTCGCATCCGAGTTGTCTTCCAAAGTCAGCTTGCCTAACTATGTAGTGCCTACGTTGACCACACGCTTAGCCACTACAGTAGTGACGATTGGGCCGATTATTTTCTTATATCCTTTTCTTCAGAAATACTTCGTCAAAGGATTGATGGTAGGGGCGGTAAAAGGATAA
- a CDS encoding ABC transporter permease subunit, whose product MTLPNFLSWTVIAMFSVSLLSTDTGMINQMLGLFGVEPISFYNEPGYWPWILVIMKIWQGAGFGSIVYLATITGINPDIYESASIDGASRWHKIRYITLPLVKPTIILMLLLAMGGIFYGDFGMIYALIGRNVALYPTTDVIDTYVYRALMDLGDMSMAAAVGFFQSLVGFILVVVVNSLAKKFSPESALF is encoded by the coding sequence GTGACACTGCCGAACTTCTTATCCTGGACAGTAATCGCGATGTTCTCGGTCTCATTACTCTCCACGGACACAGGGATGATCAATCAGATGCTTGGACTGTTTGGAGTTGAACCGATCTCCTTCTATAACGAGCCGGGATACTGGCCTTGGATTCTGGTGATTATGAAAATATGGCAGGGAGCCGGCTTTGGTTCCATCGTATATCTAGCTACTATTACGGGAATTAATCCGGACATCTATGAATCCGCTTCCATTGATGGAGCCAGTCGTTGGCATAAAATTCGTTATATTACGTTGCCATTAGTGAAGCCTACGATCATTCTGATGTTGCTCTTGGCCATGGGTGGTATTTTTTACGGCGATTTCGGCATGATCTATGCGTTGATTGGGCGAAATGTGGCGTTATATCCAACAACTGACGTAATCGACACCTATGTATATCGCGCTCTGATGGATCTAGGGGATATGAGTATGGCCGCCGCGGTTGGTTTCTTCCAATCCCTCGTTGGATTCATATTGGTTGTTGTGGTGAATAGCCTGGCCAAGAAATTCAGTCCGGAATCCGCTCTTTTCTAA